From Fulvivirga lutea:
CCCCAACTAATATTCAATTTTTGGTTTTGAATGAGGCAATTCCTCAAGCTGATGCTCAAGTCCAACTTTACTTAACTGAAGAAGACTATAGAAATAATATTACACCTAAAAATAGTGAAGGGAATGAATTAAATATTTCATATGGTGATAAATTGCCTTCAGGTCAATTTGATGGAATAACAGATGAAGAGGGTATTGTAGTCCTTAAATACCTGGAACCTAGAAAATATTGGTTTAGAATAACCACTGAGAATGGCCTTTCCAATGACGGTGGCATTATAAGCCTTGATCAACCCTTGCCGGATGATCCGGATGTGTCTACTTCAATTACTGTAGGTGTAAATTAATATTTACAGATCACTTTCAATGTCACCTCACATGAAACGACTAGTATTCACTTTAATCTTAACAAGCAATTTTATTATATCATTAGCCCAAAACGGTAGGTATAATTTAAGGGTTGAAATAGTTGAGCTTTGTGGTTTGGGACAAACTGATGATGGTGATTACCGATATCTATTCACAGTGACTGAAGAGGGAGGATCTGTTAGGAATGGTCAATTTGGCTCATCTAACTTATATAATGGGACATGTATCACTCCTGATAATCCTACACAACCTGGAAGTAGATTACCGTATGCATTGGTTGATATAACATATGAGCACAATTCGAGCGTCACATCCCATCAAGCATTTTTTGATGTTCTAGCTTGGGAACATGATTGTAGCCCGGATTGGAGCCCGAGTGATTGTGGAGGAAATCAAGAAGATGATGATGTAAAGAGTTTCGCACAAAATATTACCTTTAATTTGAATGATGTACCTGCTGGTCAATGGCATAATCCAGTTTTAAAAGCAATACAAGATAAATACACATTCAAATACCGTTGGCGTTGGACGCCTCCTGTACCAGATACTCCTAAGCTTCCGGAGGGTGGGGTAAATAATTTATGCTCTGGTACTTCATTTACAATGGAAACAAAAAGTTATCCGGGTATTCAGTCATACAACTGGTATATCAATGTAGATAATGAACAAGTAATAACTGGCTATCAAACTAAGTTCGATCAAGCCTGTGCAGATTGGATTTATGCGAATTGTGATGGTCAACAACAATCTGCGAGAATGGCGGCAAGTACGTTTAATAATACTCTAACCCCAATCGTTGATCCAACTTCATGCGACATAGCTGATTGTTATTATGATGAACCTATTTATGGTACCAAATGGACTTCTATCGGTACATCGATATTGCCTGAAATGGATATTGTTGCACCAACCGCCACAACAAATGTCAAAGAGGTAAGGATTAAAGTAGAAGCGGTAGGTGCAAATGGCGTGAAAAGTATACCCTGGAATAATCAGTCGTCCAAATTATTCGTTTGGCCAGAAGCACCTTCATTGCATGATTATGAAAATGATATTGGTAATGATGAAATACCTACCGATATAGAAATCCAGCACTATTCTGAGCCAAGTGAAAGGCTATCTCATGGTGATTTGCAATCCATTGAAGTTTTAAATGTGTCTTGTACTAACGGTGGGGATGCAAAAATTCGCATTAAAAAAGTTACAGGTAGCGGCAAATATTATTACAATCTTAAGCATTTAAATTCAGGACAAGTATTTAATATCAATGGTGCCGATTTACCTAATAATGGAGACCCCGGTTCTGGCGGAGGTGGTGATCCCGGTGATGGCGATCCTGGAGATGGAGGTCCAGGTCCAATTAAACCAGGAACATTACAAACTCTTAATTTAACAAAGCCATCCATAGGAGATTACATAGTATTTCCTGATGATGACCCTGATGACGGAGCCGAACCCTTAGAAGCGGGTACTTACTTGCTAAGAATAGAAAATTTAGAAAGTCCTTACGAAGATCCAGATGATCCTAATCCAGTTAGAATGTGCTACAATACTTATGAAATCATAGTTAAGGAACCGGCAGCACTACCATCTATTGACACAGTTAAAAGAAATTATACAGGTTATAATGTTTCGTGCAAAGGTGAATCAGACGGAGAAGTAACCATAGAAGGTAGCGATGGTATTGGTAATTACCACTTTTATCTATATCCGGTAGACGGCTCTGAAACATTAGTAGATACAAGTGCTTATAAGTCATCACATAAGTTTACGGGTTTATCAAATATTAGTAAAGATGGCGCATATGATTACGAAGCTGAAATTGTAGATGAACAAGGATGTGTATCCAATAAAGAGCAAATTACCATTGAGGAACCACAAGAGCTTGAAATTGAGATGCCTGTTTTATCTGATAAACAAAATACGGGTTTTCAGATAAGCTGTGAAGGTGCAGGGGATGGTGAGATATCAGTTTCTGGGACTGGTGGTGCTGGAGATTATACCTACTATCTACTGAAAAAGAATACTGGAAACAATTTCGATTTAATCGATTCAAAAACTGTTGCAAGCAATCAAGCAGATAAAGGAGTTATTTTCACCCAAGATGACGATAGGGGGATAGTAATTGATGAGGGTACTTATAAAATCCAATTAGAGGATCAAAATTCATGTACCAGCGAAAGTTTGGAATTTGAAATGGACGAGCCAGATCCACCTTTAGAATTATTGGAAGTAGATAAAAGACACCCGTTATGTATCGGAGGAGATGATGGTTATCTAATTGTTAAAGGGATTGGCGGAATACCATTTAATGAAGATGGATACAAGTTTTCACTAAATGATGATATGACTGACTATAAAATTGATACAGTAGTAACATTTGATAAATTGGTCAAGGGATCCTATACTGTTTACGTTCAAGGATATAATAATTGTATTGCCTCGTTAGGTATTAACATTAATGATAATCCAAATCCCTTAAATTTGGAGGTTAGTAGTTTTGTCTCACCGCGTTGTTCTGGCATATATAACGGATCTTTTGTATTAACAGCTAGTAATTATCAGGGTAACCCTAACCTTCGATTTGAAATAATAACTCCTGATGGATCAATACTAAATTCCGGTGTTGTTACATCACCCAGCTTCGAGTTTACAAATTTGGTTGACGGTTTATACACACTAAAAGTTTTTGATTTAGCTGTTTCAAAGCCATGTGAAAAAACTATTGAAAATTATGCATTAATAAACCGTGATGACCCTTTAAAACTAGAAGCTTCTATTCAAGAACCATCTTGTAATGGCTTTAGTGATGGGGTTATAACCTACTTAGCTGAAGGTGGTGATAAACCTTATCAATTTTCTTTCGATAACGAAAACTATTTTGCAGACCTACTAAATGACGGACTGTTTGAATATACTGGTCTACCGGCCAACGTATCATCCGGATATACGCTATATGTTAGGGATGCAAATTACACAGAAGTATACCCCTCATCGTGTGTTGAATCGTTCAATCAAATATTAACAGAACCGTCATTTGTAACAATAACTGAAACAATAAGTGATGTCTCTTGCTTTGGTGGTAGTGATGGTGAATTATCTGTGGTAGTAACTGGTGGCAAACCTGCCGATGGTTACTCTTATGAATGGGTTGACTTATCTAATACTGCAGTGTTAGGTGTAGATGATAATTTGGCTTCACTAAGTGCAGGTAACTATAGAGTGAAAGTTAAAAATGGAGCCTGTCCACCTAAATTTGAATCATTTACAATTAGCGAACCTTCAGAGTTAAAGGTTCAATATGTTATTCCTTCAACTACGTCATGCACTGGAAGAAATGATGGATTTGTGACTATTGGTGCATCAGGCGGAACGCCTCCTTACCAATACACCGTAAATGGAATTACAAAACAAGTAGGCTTTTTTACGGACTTACCTGTTGGTACACATCAGGTTGAAATTAGCGATAACCAAGGGTGTAGTGCAATTGAAGAATTTGATATTGAAAATGGCATTATTATCGTTCAAATAGAATCTAGTCAGAATCTAAGCTGTTATCAATCTAACGATGGGGTAATCAAACTCAGCGCTGCAGGTGGATCTTCGCCTTACACATACTCTATTAATGGTACTGACTTTTTCAGTTATAGTGAGTTTATTAATTTGAATGCTCAGTCATATCAACTTGTCGCTAAGGATGCCACAGGTTGTACCTCAGATGTAACAGAAATTACCCTTTCACAGCCTACAGATCTCGTAATTAATCCAGTTGTTGACCGACATGCTTATTGCGATCAGGCCAATGGGCAAGTTAGTGTGGAAATAGCGGGCGGAACACCGGCTTTCGATGGTCATTATACTATTACTTTCCTGGATGGTGATTTGCAAGAGGTTAATCCCATAACCTTAAAATCTGGTACATATCAAATTATTGTATCTGATGTAAATGGCTGTTCCAAATCGGAAAGTGTAATGATTGAAAATTTACCACCTCACACCTTGAGCTATTCTATTCTAACTACACCTTATTGTGGATTACCCATAGGAAGTGCTGAAGTCTTGGTTTCAGGTGGAGTAGGTCCATTCGAGTATTCCTGGGAATCTACATCTGAGTCCACGGCTGTCTCTGAGGTTTTAAAAGCAGGAACACATACAGTGAGTGTCACCGATCAATACACGGGTTGTAATGAGTTTATAGATGTGGTCCTATCCGATGGTGAGCCTTTGACAGCAAGTCAATCAGTTATTAATGCCACTTGTAATCAAAACAATGGCGAAGCAATAGTGAATATTTCTGGCGGTGTGGAACCCTACTCTTATGAATGGATTGGGTTATCGAATCCCACTAATAATCAAACCAATCTTTTTGCAGGTAACTACACCGTTATAATTACAGATGCAGTTGGATGTACATTAAGTTATAATGTAATCATCAATAATGAAGATGGACCAACTATAGATAGTTTTTTAACTTCTTCGTCTTGGTGTGGTTTAGCAACGGGTGAAGCATCTGTGACGGTAAGTGGAGGTACCTCGCCATATATTTACCAATGGATAACAACTAATCCTGTTCAAACATCGGCAACAGCCATTAATCTATTAGCAGGTGAGCACATAGTACAAATTACGGATGCTACCGGTTGTATTGTCTCTCAATCAATTATTGTAACAGATGATGCATCATTGGAACCATCTATTGAGGTGGTTGATATTTCAAATTCTGCATGTGACTTGGCAATTGGTTCTGCATCAGTACAGATGACAGGTGGTTTACCACCCTATACTTATCAGTGGAATGACAATAGCAATTCAACCAATGCAACAGCAACTGGTCTTATTGCTGGAACATATACTGTCATTGGTACGGATAAAAAAGGCTGCCAGGTGAGTGTTAGTTTACAAGTGGTTGATGAACCTGATCCCGTGCTGAGTTTTGTTTCTAAAACCTCATCTGCATGTGGACTTTCATTAGGTACAGCTGAAGTACTAATGAGTGGAGGGGAGGAGCCCTATACATATTATTGGAATGATCCTGAAAATCAAACAACATCATTTGCTGAAAGGCTAAGTGCAGGATCTTATCAGGTATATGGCGAAGATGCCAATGGGTGCACAACTAATACTTTACAGATTAGTATTAATGACTTACCATCCATGCAAATTAATACTGTTGAAATCATACCAACTTCTTGTCATGATAGTGCCGATGGAGAGGCCATCATTGAGGTTGTTAATGCTGCAGAACCTTATTCTATTTCCTGGAACGATAATAACAGCCAGAATGATCTTCATTTAGTGAATGTTTCAGGAGGTGATTATGAAGTAACAATTATTGATAATAATGGATGTAGCCAATCACTTACTGTAACAATACCATCTCCTGAACCAATATCTATTTTAAATACTGTTTATACAGAACCATCTTGTTTTGACGGGTGCGATGGAAGCATTGAAGTTTATGCTACTGGTGGCGTGGGAGGTTATAGCTTCGAATGGTCTGACGGACAAAATGGCAATATAGCAACTGGTCTTTGTGCAGGAATACAGGAATTGACAATTCGAGATAGAAATGGTTGTGCTTTTACAACAACGTTTGATCTCGGTCAACCAGATAAAATTACTGAAACAGGAATACCCGAACATGAGATACTTTGTGAGGGGCAAACCGTCACTTTGAATCCTGGCCCTACCTGGTCAGGTCATATTTGGGAGTCCGACAATGGATTTTATTCTGAAGAAACATCTGTTACTTTATCCGACCCAGGGAATTACTATTTAAGCGTATTTTCTGAAAATAACTGCCTTGTTCAGGATACCTTCTTACTTGAGAATAGAGATGATATTTTAGAAGCACATTTCTTGATGGCTACTGAAGCTGAAGTAGGTGATACCGTTGTAATTGTAGAAATATCGTGGCCTGAACCAGATAATATCACTTGGGAAATACCATCAGCGGCAAGGGAAATTAGTTCAGGTTCATTTTTCAAAGAACTTGTTTTTGAAGAAAGTGGAAATCATTCTGTCGGACTAAATGCCACTATTGGCGAATGCGAAGATTTTTATTCTAAATCAATCAGAATTTTTGGAAGGGGTGAGTTAAGAACCAACGGTCGCTCTGCTTCAGAAGAACTAATTAAACAGTTCATCATTTATCCTAACCCTAACGATGGTGAATTTACCATTAGGGTTCTACTCTCAACGGTTGATGATGTAGAATTATCAATCGTAAGCCTTCAAAATGGTTTGATTGAGTCAAAATACTTAGGTCAAGAGGCCAATGAATATAATGTGGAATTTAATCTCCCACAATTAGTAAAAGGGGTGTATTTAGCCAATCTACGAGTGGGAAATAAAGAGAAGAATTTAAGGTTCGTTGTGAAATAATGAGAGTTTTTTTAGTTACTGTTTTTCTAGGGCTGTTTCAATTGTCCATTGCCCAAACGTATAGTGTCTTGCCATCAACAGGCTTACCAGATCTTGGGAATAGTCAGGGCACAAAATGGGGTGATATTAATAATGACGGATTACTGGATTTATTTATTTCAGGTGATGATGGGGCTTCAACACTTTATTCAGGCATCTATTTAAATAATGGTGATGATACTTTCACTGATTTGGGCGCCAATTTCCCTCAATTGAAAGGCGGTGAAATTGAATGGTTAGATGTGAATAATGATGGTTATCTGGATGTTTTTTTTACAGGTATTGATGGTGGTGGAAATGTAAATGCAGATGTTTATTTAAATAATAAAAACAATACATTCAGCGCCTTAAACTTAGAGCTACCTACGCTTAATTCAGGTGGAATTGAAGTGTCAGACTTTAATAATGATGGCAGGATAGATCTGTTTCTTTTTGGGTTAAATAATCTCGGGAATAGAGTTTCATATCTCTATTCGAATATTGGAGATAATACTTTTCAAGTAGAAACTACATCACTCCCTAATTTCTCATCCGGAGATGCAATTGCTTCCGATTTTAACAATGATGGCAAGGTTGATATTCTAATCAATGGAATAAAAAATACTGGTGAAAAAATCAGTCAGCTTTACTTAAACGAAGGAGATTTTACATTCAGTCAAAACATAACACCAATAGAAAAAATCATCTCAGGTAAATTGGCCTCTGGCGATTTTAATAATGATGGTTATGAAGATGTAGTTGTTATCGGTTTTAATAGCTCTGGTTCAAGGCTATCAAAGGTTTATCTGAATAATAGTGGCCTTGGCTTTACATTTTTGTCTACAACACTTGAAGCGATATCAGATGGCAGTGTATCAGTAATTGATGTAAATAATGATGGAGAAGCAGATATCGTGATGCATGGAATAGATGATGTTGGAAATTATAATACTCACCTATATTCAAATAATGGAGATAATACATTTACAGAAATTACGCATACCATAGATGGTAGAATTTATGGAGCAATTGCGATAGGTGATTATGATAATGATGGAGATAATGACGTATTGGCTACTGGATTTTCAGTTTTGGGTGAAGATACTGACCTCTTAGAAAATGATGCACTAGTATCAAATAATGCGCCTTCAATCCCGCTTAATCTTACTTCGGAATCAAATGATTCTACTATTCAGTTGTCATGGGATAGTTCTACAGATGCCGAAACAATTGCTGATGGATTGTACTATAATTTGAGAGTAGGTACTTCATCAGGTTCAAATGATATTTATTCGGCAAACACATTAAGTACGGGCAAAAACCAAAAGGTAATTTCATCTAATGCTTTTCATAATCTTAGCAAGACAATTAAAAACCTATATGAGGGTCAATATTACTGGTCAGTACAATCAGTTGATAATTCAGGAATGGCCTCAGCATTTTCAACTGAGGAAAACTTTATTATCTGTCATGATTTTAGCATAGGAAATGATACTACAGTGTGTGTAGGAGCACCAATACCTGTCTCAGCGGGTATAAGCGGACAACAAGTAGACTGGTATTCAGTGAATGATGGATTGTTATTAAGCAATTCAAATGATTTTGAGTATAGACCTATGGAAGCTGATAAGCTGGTAGCTGCGTGGACAAAGCCTTTGGGATGTACAGTTTACGACACAATGAATATTGAAGTCTATGCCTTACCGGATTTTTCAATTGGTAATGATAATCAACTATGTTATGGTACCACTACA
This genomic window contains:
- a CDS encoding T9SS type A sorting domain-containing protein; its protein translation is MKRLVFTLILTSNFIISLAQNGRYNLRVEIVELCGLGQTDDGDYRYLFTVTEEGGSVRNGQFGSSNLYNGTCITPDNPTQPGSRLPYALVDITYEHNSSVTSHQAFFDVLAWEHDCSPDWSPSDCGGNQEDDDVKSFAQNITFNLNDVPAGQWHNPVLKAIQDKYTFKYRWRWTPPVPDTPKLPEGGVNNLCSGTSFTMETKSYPGIQSYNWYINVDNEQVITGYQTKFDQACADWIYANCDGQQQSARMAASTFNNTLTPIVDPTSCDIADCYYDEPIYGTKWTSIGTSILPEMDIVAPTATTNVKEVRIKVEAVGANGVKSIPWNNQSSKLFVWPEAPSLHDYENDIGNDEIPTDIEIQHYSEPSERLSHGDLQSIEVLNVSCTNGGDAKIRIKKVTGSGKYYYNLKHLNSGQVFNINGADLPNNGDPGSGGGGDPGDGDPGDGGPGPIKPGTLQTLNLTKPSIGDYIVFPDDDPDDGAEPLEAGTYLLRIENLESPYEDPDDPNPVRMCYNTYEIIVKEPAALPSIDTVKRNYTGYNVSCKGESDGEVTIEGSDGIGNYHFYLYPVDGSETLVDTSAYKSSHKFTGLSNISKDGAYDYEAEIVDEQGCVSNKEQITIEEPQELEIEMPVLSDKQNTGFQISCEGAGDGEISVSGTGGAGDYTYYLLKKNTGNNFDLIDSKTVASNQADKGVIFTQDDDRGIVIDEGTYKIQLEDQNSCTSESLEFEMDEPDPPLELLEVDKRHPLCIGGDDGYLIVKGIGGIPFNEDGYKFSLNDDMTDYKIDTVVTFDKLVKGSYTVYVQGYNNCIASLGININDNPNPLNLEVSSFVSPRCSGIYNGSFVLTASNYQGNPNLRFEIITPDGSILNSGVVTSPSFEFTNLVDGLYTLKVFDLAVSKPCEKTIENYALINRDDPLKLEASIQEPSCNGFSDGVITYLAEGGDKPYQFSFDNENYFADLLNDGLFEYTGLPANVSSGYTLYVRDANYTEVYPSSCVESFNQILTEPSFVTITETISDVSCFGGSDGELSVVVTGGKPADGYSYEWVDLSNTAVLGVDDNLASLSAGNYRVKVKNGACPPKFESFTISEPSELKVQYVIPSTTSCTGRNDGFVTIGASGGTPPYQYTVNGITKQVGFFTDLPVGTHQVEISDNQGCSAIEEFDIENGIIIVQIESSQNLSCYQSNDGVIKLSAAGGSSPYTYSINGTDFFSYSEFINLNAQSYQLVAKDATGCTSDVTEITLSQPTDLVINPVVDRHAYCDQANGQVSVEIAGGTPAFDGHYTITFLDGDLQEVNPITLKSGTYQIIVSDVNGCSKSESVMIENLPPHTLSYSILTTPYCGLPIGSAEVLVSGGVGPFEYSWESTSESTAVSEVLKAGTHTVSVTDQYTGCNEFIDVVLSDGEPLTASQSVINATCNQNNGEAIVNISGGVEPYSYEWIGLSNPTNNQTNLFAGNYTVIITDAVGCTLSYNVIINNEDGPTIDSFLTSSSWCGLATGEASVTVSGGTSPYIYQWITTNPVQTSATAINLLAGEHIVQITDATGCIVSQSIIVTDDASLEPSIEVVDISNSACDLAIGSASVQMTGGLPPYTYQWNDNSNSTNATATGLIAGTYTVIGTDKKGCQVSVSLQVVDEPDPVLSFVSKTSSACGLSLGTAEVLMSGGEEPYTYYWNDPENQTTSFAERLSAGSYQVYGEDANGCTTNTLQISINDLPSMQINTVEIIPTSCHDSADGEAIIEVVNAAEPYSISWNDNNSQNDLHLVNVSGGDYEVTIIDNNGCSQSLTVTIPSPEPISILNTVYTEPSCFDGCDGSIEVYATGGVGGYSFEWSDGQNGNIATGLCAGIQELTIRDRNGCAFTTTFDLGQPDKITETGIPEHEILCEGQTVTLNPGPTWSGHIWESDNGFYSEETSVTLSDPGNYYLSVFSENNCLVQDTFLLENRDDILEAHFLMATEAEVGDTVVIVEISWPEPDNITWEIPSAAREISSGSFFKELVFEESGNHSVGLNATIGECEDFYSKSIRIFGRGELRTNGRSASEELIKQFIIYPNPNDGEFTIRVLLSTVDDVELSIVSLQNGLIESKYLGQEANEYNVEFNLPQLVKGVYLANLRVGNKEKNLRFVVK